One stretch of Sylvia atricapilla isolate bSylAtr1 chromosome 4, bSylAtr1.pri, whole genome shotgun sequence DNA includes these proteins:
- the CNGA1 gene encoding cyclic nucleotide-gated channel alpha-1 isoform X1, producing the protein MENVNLFLSKPEKKKDGETQKNKDKKEKNKSKDKLKKKENIEVKKKDIFTIDPAGNIYYNWLFCITMPVMYNWTMIIARACFDELQHDYLVAWFIIDYVSDAIYVADMFVRTRTGYLEQGLLVKEEQKLREKYKQSFQFKLDFLSIIPTDLLYFKLGLNYPELRINRLLRVARMFEFFQRTETRTNYPNIFRISNLVMYIVIIIHWNACVYYSISKAIGFGADTWVYPNTSDPEFARLTRKYVYSLYWSTLTLTTIGETPPPVRDSEYFFVVVDFLVGVLIFATIVGNVGSMISNMNAARAEFQARIDAIKQYMHFRNVSKDMEKRVIKWFDYLWTNKKAVDEREVLKYLPDKLRAEIAINVHLETLKKVRIFADCEAGLLVELVLKLQPQVYSPGDYICRKGDIGREMYIIKEGKLAVVADDGVTQFVVLSDGSYFGEISILNIKGSKAGNRRTANIKSIGYSDLFCLSKDDLMEALTEYPDAKAMLEEKGKQILMKDGLLDIEIANLGSDPKDLEEKVAYMERAMDRLQTKFARLLAEYEGAQQKVKKRLTQIEKILKPIIEEEFADLEEADPSTDKPGLSKAE; encoded by the exons ATGGAAAATGTTAATCTATTTCTTAGCaagccagagaaaaaaaaggatggagaaacacaaaagaacaaagataaaaaggagaaaaataaaagtaaagataagctgaagaagaaagaaaatatcgAAGT GAAGAAGAAAGATATTTTCACCATTGATCcagcaggaaatatttattacaaCTGGTTGTTTTGCATCACAATGCCTGTGATGTACAACTGGACCATGATTATTGCTAG GGCCTGTTTTGACGAGCTTCAGCACGATTACTTAGTGGCATGGTTCATTATTGATTATGTTTCTGATGCCATTTATGTTGCTGATATGTTTGTACGGACAAGGACAG gttACCTGGAGCAAGGTCTTCTGgtgaaagaagaacaaaagctACGAGAGAAGTACAAACAGTCTTTTCAATTCAAACTAGATTTTCTGTCAATCATACCAACTGATCTCTTATACTTCAAGTTAGGATTGAACTACCCAGAATTAAGAATAAACAGACTACTCAGAGTAGCTCGGATGTTTGAATTCTTCCagagaacagaaacaagaacaaaCTACCCCAATATCTTCAGGATCTCTAACCTTGTCATGTACATTGTGATTATTATTCACTGGAATGCCTGTGTGTACTACTCGATCTCAAAAGCCATTGGATTTGGGGCTGACACATGGGTCTACCCCAACACCTCAGACCCTGAATTTGCCCGCCTGACTAGAAAATATGTCTACAGTCTCTACTGGTCAACGCTGACCCTGACTACTATTGGGGAAACCCCGCCTCCTGTAAGAGATTCTGAGTATTTCTTCGTGGTTGTTGACTTCTTGGTTGGAGTATTGATCTTTGCTACCATTGTTGGTAATGTGGGCTCAATGATCTCCAACATGAATGCTGCCAGGGCAGAGTTTCAAGCCAGGATTGATGCTATCAAGCAGTATATGCACTTTCGGAATGTGAGTAAGGACATGGAAAAAAGAGTTATAAAGTGGTTTGACTACCTGTGGACAAACAAAAAGGCTGTGGATGAAAGAGAAGTCTTGAAGTATCTGCCAGATAAACTAAGAGCAGAGATTGCAATCAACGTTCACCTGGAAACGCTAAAGAAAGTGCGGATTTTCGCGGACTGTGAAGCTGGTCTGCTGGTTGAACTGGTTTTGAAACTCCAGCCCCAAGTATACAGTCCTGGAGATTATATTTGCAGAAAGGGAGATATTGGACGAGAGATGTACATTATCAAAGAAGGCAAGCTGGCAGTAGTTGCTGATGATGGAGTCACTCAATTTGTGGTCCTAAGTGATGGCAGCTACTTTGGAGAAATCAGCATTCTTAATATCAAGGGTAGCAAAGCCGGCAATCGAAGAACAGCCAATATTAAAAGCATTGGATACTCAGACTTGTTTTGTCTGTCTAAAGATGATCTCATGGAGGCTTTAACAGAGTATCCAGATGCAAAGGCTATgctggaagaaaaaggcaagCAAATCCTGATGAAAGATGGGTTGTTGGACATTGAAATTGCAAATTTAGGAAGTGATCCTAAAGATCTTGAAGAGAAGGTTGCCTACATGGAACGGGCTATGGACAGGTTGCAAACGAAGTTTGCCAGGTTGTTGGCTGAGTATGAAGGTGCacaacagaaagtgaaaaaaagactTACACAAATAGAGAAAATATTGAAGCCAATTATAGAGGAAGAGTTTGCAGACTTAGAAGAAGCAGATCCATCCACAGATAAACCTGGATTGtcaaaagcagaataa
- the CNGA1 gene encoding cyclic nucleotide-gated channel alpha-1 isoform X2, which translates to MENVNLFLSKPEKKKDGETQKNKDKKEKNKSKDKKKKDIFTIDPAGNIYYNWLFCITMPVMYNWTMIIARACFDELQHDYLVAWFIIDYVSDAIYVADMFVRTRTGYLEQGLLVKEEQKLREKYKQSFQFKLDFLSIIPTDLLYFKLGLNYPELRINRLLRVARMFEFFQRTETRTNYPNIFRISNLVMYIVIIIHWNACVYYSISKAIGFGADTWVYPNTSDPEFARLTRKYVYSLYWSTLTLTTIGETPPPVRDSEYFFVVVDFLVGVLIFATIVGNVGSMISNMNAARAEFQARIDAIKQYMHFRNVSKDMEKRVIKWFDYLWTNKKAVDEREVLKYLPDKLRAEIAINVHLETLKKVRIFADCEAGLLVELVLKLQPQVYSPGDYICRKGDIGREMYIIKEGKLAVVADDGVTQFVVLSDGSYFGEISILNIKGSKAGNRRTANIKSIGYSDLFCLSKDDLMEALTEYPDAKAMLEEKGKQILMKDGLLDIEIANLGSDPKDLEEKVAYMERAMDRLQTKFARLLAEYEGAQQKVKKRLTQIEKILKPIIEEEFADLEEADPSTDKPGLSKAE; encoded by the exons ATGGAAAATGTTAATCTATTTCTTAGCaagccagagaaaaaaaaggatggagaaacacaaaagaacaaagataaaaaggagaaaaataaaagtaaagataa GAAGAAGAAAGATATTTTCACCATTGATCcagcaggaaatatttattacaaCTGGTTGTTTTGCATCACAATGCCTGTGATGTACAACTGGACCATGATTATTGCTAG GGCCTGTTTTGACGAGCTTCAGCACGATTACTTAGTGGCATGGTTCATTATTGATTATGTTTCTGATGCCATTTATGTTGCTGATATGTTTGTACGGACAAGGACAG gttACCTGGAGCAAGGTCTTCTGgtgaaagaagaacaaaagctACGAGAGAAGTACAAACAGTCTTTTCAATTCAAACTAGATTTTCTGTCAATCATACCAACTGATCTCTTATACTTCAAGTTAGGATTGAACTACCCAGAATTAAGAATAAACAGACTACTCAGAGTAGCTCGGATGTTTGAATTCTTCCagagaacagaaacaagaacaaaCTACCCCAATATCTTCAGGATCTCTAACCTTGTCATGTACATTGTGATTATTATTCACTGGAATGCCTGTGTGTACTACTCGATCTCAAAAGCCATTGGATTTGGGGCTGACACATGGGTCTACCCCAACACCTCAGACCCTGAATTTGCCCGCCTGACTAGAAAATATGTCTACAGTCTCTACTGGTCAACGCTGACCCTGACTACTATTGGGGAAACCCCGCCTCCTGTAAGAGATTCTGAGTATTTCTTCGTGGTTGTTGACTTCTTGGTTGGAGTATTGATCTTTGCTACCATTGTTGGTAATGTGGGCTCAATGATCTCCAACATGAATGCTGCCAGGGCAGAGTTTCAAGCCAGGATTGATGCTATCAAGCAGTATATGCACTTTCGGAATGTGAGTAAGGACATGGAAAAAAGAGTTATAAAGTGGTTTGACTACCTGTGGACAAACAAAAAGGCTGTGGATGAAAGAGAAGTCTTGAAGTATCTGCCAGATAAACTAAGAGCAGAGATTGCAATCAACGTTCACCTGGAAACGCTAAAGAAAGTGCGGATTTTCGCGGACTGTGAAGCTGGTCTGCTGGTTGAACTGGTTTTGAAACTCCAGCCCCAAGTATACAGTCCTGGAGATTATATTTGCAGAAAGGGAGATATTGGACGAGAGATGTACATTATCAAAGAAGGCAAGCTGGCAGTAGTTGCTGATGATGGAGTCACTCAATTTGTGGTCCTAAGTGATGGCAGCTACTTTGGAGAAATCAGCATTCTTAATATCAAGGGTAGCAAAGCCGGCAATCGAAGAACAGCCAATATTAAAAGCATTGGATACTCAGACTTGTTTTGTCTGTCTAAAGATGATCTCATGGAGGCTTTAACAGAGTATCCAGATGCAAAGGCTATgctggaagaaaaaggcaagCAAATCCTGATGAAAGATGGGTTGTTGGACATTGAAATTGCAAATTTAGGAAGTGATCCTAAAGATCTTGAAGAGAAGGTTGCCTACATGGAACGGGCTATGGACAGGTTGCAAACGAAGTTTGCCAGGTTGTTGGCTGAGTATGAAGGTGCacaacagaaagtgaaaaaaagactTACACAAATAGAGAAAATATTGAAGCCAATTATAGAGGAAGAGTTTGCAGACTTAGAAGAAGCAGATCCATCCACAGATAAACCTGGATTGtcaaaagcagaataa